A genomic region of Homalodisca vitripennis isolate AUS2020 unplaced genomic scaffold, UT_GWSS_2.1 ScUCBcl_7704;HRSCAF=15499, whole genome shotgun sequence contains the following coding sequences:
- the LOC124374264 gene encoding uncharacterized protein LOC124374264 yields the protein MDVDVDDALLAYHAFIILTGGYLLLKMKRKPRRRRWWAVSVNRNRSQYSGTNLLADLLKEPSGQFQNFCRMSNEDFSSLLAKVTPLIAKKDTKWRKAIPPNERLAITLRFLATGDSFKSLHYLFKVSPQIISEIIPEVCSSIIEVLKDVIKEGRGGKIPLI from the exons ATGGATGTCGATGTTGATGATGCTCTTCTTGCTTATCacgcttttataattttaactggaGGATATTTACTGCTAAAAATGAAAAGGAAACCTAGAAGAAGGAGATGGTGGGCGGTATCCGTAAATCGTAATAGAAGCCA GTACAGCGGTACAAACTTATTAGCAGATTTGTTAAAAGAGCCTTCTGGACAGTTCCAAAACTTCTGTAGAATGTCTAATGAAGATTTTAGTTCACTACTAGCAAAAGTAACACCTTTGATTGCTAAGAAAGATACAAAGTGGAGGAAAGCAATACCACCGAATGAACGTTTAGCCATAACCTTACGATTCCTAGCAACAGGAGATAGTTTTAAAAGCCTGCATTACTTGTTTAAAGTATCACCCCAAATAATATCAGAGATAATTCCAGAAGTATGCAGCTCAATAATTGAAGTACTGAAGGATGTTATTAAG